From the genome of Impatiens glandulifera unplaced genomic scaffold, dImpGla2.1, whole genome shotgun sequence, one region includes:
- the LOC124917898 gene encoding 60S ribosomal protein L23-like, which translates to MSKRGRGGSVGNKFRMSMGLPVAATVNCADNTSAKNLYIISVKGIKGRLNRLSSACVGDMVMATVKKGKPDLRKKVMPAVIIRQRKPWRRKDGVFMYFEDNVGVIVNPKGEMKGSAITGLIGKECADLWPIITSAANVIV; encoded by the exons ATGTCGAAGCGAG GTCGCGGAGGATCGGTGGGAAACAAGTTCCGCATGTCAATGGGTCTTCCTGTGGCGGCTACGGTCAACTGTGCCGACAATACCAGCGCGAAGAATCTCTACATCATATCAGTGAAGGGGATCAAGGGTCGTTTGAATCGATTATCGTCTGCTTGTGTGGGAGATATGGTTATGGCGACGGTGAAGAAAGGGAAACCTGATTTGAGAAAGAAGGTCATGCCTGCTGTCATTATTAGACAACGCAAGCCTTGGCGCCGAAAGGATGGAGTGTTCATGTATTTTGAAG ATAATGTTGGTGTGATAGTGAATCCTAAGGGAGAAATGAAAG GTTCTGCCATTACTGGTCTAATTGGGAAGGAATGTGCTGATTTATGGCCCATAATTACAAGTGCTGCCAATGTTATTGTCTGA